A window of the Vespula vulgaris chromosome 6, iyVesVulg1.1, whole genome shotgun sequence genome harbors these coding sequences:
- the LOC127064684 gene encoding homeobox protein prospero isoform X2, with product MMSSEEETECFALYGATTESKQQQLLKKQKRTRQRVDAGEPRNSYSSIPNFSSRPSFLGGGLYGSIFSGSGPTSHQQQQQQQQQQQQQQHQQQQQQQQQQQQPQLHQHHHQSQQQQQAGAAGSQGHLGAATTGPTTQKHSAHFGFFGASGFGPAKMLNELLGRQVKQASDAGGSPPEGGHGMTGAGMDPNANLQPGAVVNCDDPATAELTQHMLRDILQGRKLPALSVQEQPNNNNSIHSNNNNNTTADILKSQQQHQQSPQQQHQQNSDSARSGTVQSGGEESGDGNNVLVNSTNHSDRDTVMPADAEDSAEDAASTARAMEEAFAEVGIEPGTNLDGSDCDQSLPPSPTAPRSASVSVKEEIQDSLNIKRSPSHSPCPIIPKTETSSPTTELKRARVENIVSTMRSSPALQPTPVNGCKKRKLYQPQQQTVHHVLQHGINDTMMDDEEESEEEDDQSTIKQKRKQKASLKSQLKIMHEQLAEMQAKYLELSSKVEHDTSESSDAPASPQQLPEPPPRPPRPHPPAFNGLQTLPPDHPHAAAAAMYHMGHKLYLGHQQSALERMKQHQEATVRQQQQQQQQQQQQVQQQQQQQQQQQQQQQQQHQRQSSPQPPSQAQQPNQSNTGPSTPQTPQQLTSSSTSLQQKDFQERLNVFRGAAAAAGSSGPHITGADLEILADILKTEISSSFANLIDSIVARFVQQRRIVGKQSEAAQVATEQLNKDILIATQMLERKSPRTKVVDRGAPQPTGGPNGPRGPLTGGPPPTQPTAFSQIGPMAGGHHGPHSGPTENNLNQMNQLPPHVRPVGMFQTPMPQKIYGIGPMQSQQQQQQQQQQQQREQQQREQQQREQYCNLRNDEREVRDSEQNEALSLVMTPKKRRQKVTDTRITPRTVSRILAQEGNGSQGGSESPPPAPPPRPYHAPPPMLPVSLPTSVAIPNPSLHESQVFSPYSPFFPGINTPRGGHAGQVPAAGSHQLPASPPSGRVELRDSPPLSHAPAMLHPVLLAAAQHGSPEYGHLRMDNNDRVSDCNSGDIGYDGIQPTSSTLTPMHLRKAKLMFFWVRYPSSAVLKMYFPDIKFNKNNTAQLVKWFSNFREFYYIQMEKYARQAVSEGVKNAEDLRVGGDSEIYRVLNLHYNRNNHIEVPSNFRYVVEQTLKEFFKAIQGGKDSEQSWKKSIYKVISRLDDPVPEYFKSPNFLEQLE from the exons ATGATGTCATCGGAGGAGGAGACCGAGTGTTTCGCCCTCTACGGAGCAACCACGGAAAGCAAGCAACAGCAACTCCTGAAGAAGCAGAAGCGCACCAGACAGCGCGTGGACGCCGGCGAGCCACGCAACAGCTACTCGAGCATACCGAACTTTAGCTCCCGGCCATCCTTCCTCGGCGGTGGTCTGTACGGCTCGATCTTCAGTGGTAGCGGGCCGACGTCGcatcagcaacaacaacaacaacagcagcagcagcaacaacaacaacatcaacagcagcagcagcagcaacaacaacaacaacagccaCAGCTCCATCAACATCACCACCAGtcacagcagcaacagcaggcTGGAGCGGCTGGTAGTCAAGGTCACTTGGGTGCAGCGACGACGGGTCCTACAACCCAAAAGCATTCCGCCCACTTCGGCTTCTTCGGGGCATCGGGCTTCGGCCCCGCCAAGATGCTGAACGAATTACTCGGACGGCAGGTCAAGCAGGCCAGTGACGCCGGCGGTTCGCCGCCAGAGGGCGGACACGGGATGACCGGTGCCGGCATGGATCCAAACGCGAACCTCCAACCGGGGGCAGTCGTCAATTGCGACGACCCCGCCACAGCCGAGTTAACGCAACACATGCTCCGCGACATTCTCCAGGGTCGAAAGTTGCCCGCCCTTTCCGTGCAAGAGCAAccaaacaacaacaacagtatACAtagcaacaataataacaataccACCGCGGATATCCTCAAGTCCCAGCAACAGCATCAGCAAAGTCCCCAACAACAGCATCAGCAGAACAGTGATAGTGCGCGCAGTGGAACAGTGCAGAGTGGCGGAGAGGAAAGTGGTGATGGCAATAATGTCCTCGTGAATAGCACGAACCACAGTGATCGTGATACGGTGATGCCTGCTGACGCGGAGGATAGCGCCGAGGACGCCGCCTCCACGGCACGTGCCATGGAGGAGGCATTCGCTGAGGTAGGCATCGAGCCCGGTACCAATCTCGATGGCTCCGATTGCGATCAGAGCTTACCGCCCAGTCCCACGGCTCCGAGGTCGGCCTCGGTATCGGTTAAGGAGGAAATTCAGGACTCTTTGAACATCAAGCGTAGTCCTAGCCATTCTCCTTGCCCGATCATACCTAAAACCGAGACGAGCTCTCCTACGACGGAGTTGAAGCGCGCTCGGGTGGAAAACATTGTTAGCACGATGCGCAGTAGCCCCGCGCTTCAGCCTACTCCGGTAAACGGTTGTAAGAAGCGAAAGCTCTATCAGCCGCAGCAACAAACCGTGCACCATGTTCTCCAGCACGGTATCAATGACACTATGAtggacgacgaggaggaaagCGAGGAAGAAGATGATCAATCGACGATAAAGCAAAAACGAAAGCAGAAGGCCTCTCTGAAGAGTCAGCTCAAGATAATGCACGAGCAACTCGCGGAGATGCAAGCAAAGTATTTGGAACTTTCGAGCAAGGTGGAGCATGACACGAGTGAGAGCAGCGACGCACCCGCCAGTCCGCAGCAACTACCCGAACCACCCCCTAGACCACCGAGACCTCACCCACCGGCGTTCAACGGCCTCCAGACTCTTCCGCCCGACCATCCGCATGCCGCGGCAGCCGCCATGTACCACATGGGTCATAAACTGTACCTCGGACATCAGCAGTCCGCACTCGAAAGGATGAAGCAGCATCAGGAGGCGACCGTGagacagcaacaacagcagcaacaacaacagcagcaacaggtgcaacaacagcagcagcagcaacagcagcagcagcagcagcagcagcaacagcaccAGCGACAAAGTTCTCCACAACCGCCTAGTCAAGCGCAGCAACCGAATCAGAGCAATACCGGACCGTCCACGCCGCAAACGCCACAACAGCTGACCAGCAGCAGCACGTCCCTGCAACAGAAGGACTTCCAAGAAAGGTTAAACGTCTTCAGGGGCGCAGCTGCGGCGGCAGGTTCCTCGGGACCACACATCACCGGTGCGGATCTCGAAATTCTGGCGGACATTCTTAAAACGGAAATCTCTTCGTCGTTCGCTAATCTGATCGACAGTATAGTCGCGAGGTTTGTTCAACAAAGGAGGATCGTCGGTAAGCAAAGCGAGGCGGCACAAGTAGCCACCGAGCAGCTGAACAAGGATATCCTGATAGCGACTCAAATGCTCGAAAGGAAATCGCCAAGGACGAAGGTAGTCGACAGGGGAGCTCCACAACCTACCGGTGGCCCAAACGGGCCACGGGGGCCCCTAACCGGTGGGCCCCCTCCAACGCAACCAACGGCTTTTTCCCAAATAGGGCCCATGGCTGGTGGGCACCATGGTCCTCACTCTGGTCCcacagaaaataatttaaatcagATGAATCAGCTACCCCCACACGTCAGGCCCGTTGGGATGTTTCAGACACCGATGCCGCAAAAAATATACGGCATCGGACCGATGCAGtcgcaacagcagcaacaacagcaacaacagcagcaacaacgcGAACAGCAGCAAAGGGAGCAGCAACAACGCGAACAATATTGTAATCTGAGGAACGACGAGAGGGAAGTCAGGGATTCGGAACAGAACGAGGCTCTCTCCCTCGTCATGACACCGAAGAAAAGGCGCCAAAAG GTAACCGATACGAGAATCACACCAAGGACTGTATCAAGAATTCTTGCGCAGGAGGGCAACGGATCTCAAGGAGGCAGTGAAAGTCCTCCGCCAGCTCCACCACCGAGACCTTACCACGCGCCACCACCAATGCTGCCAGTGTCCCTGCCAACAAGCGTAGCGATACCAAACCCGAGCCTTCACGAAAGTCAGGTGTTCTCGCCGTACTCGCCGTTCTTCCCGGGAATCAACACCCCACGTGGGGGCCATGCAGGTCAGGTACCAGCAGCGGGATCGCATCAGTTGCCTGCGAGTCCTCCAAGTGGACGTGTAGAACTCAGGGATTCACCTCCACTTTCGCATGCCCCGGCCATGTTGCATCCTGTTTTACTCGCGGCTGCACAACACGGTAGTCCGGAATATGGACACCTAAGGATGGACAACAACGACCGTGTTAGTGATTGCAACTCCGGAGACATCGGCTACGACGGAATTCAGCCTACA TCGTCGACGCTGACGCCGATGCATCTGAGGAAAGCGAAGCTGATGTTCTTCTGGGTAAGGTACCCGTCTTCGGCCGTCCTCAAGATGTACTTCCCCGACATcaagtttaataaaaacaatacagCGCAGCTGGTCAAGTGGTTCTCCAATTTCCG
- the LOC127064684 gene encoding homeobox protein prospero isoform X1 produces MMSSEEETECFALYGATTESKQQQLLKKQKRTRQRVDAGEPRNSYSSIPNFSSRPSFLGGGLYGSIFSGSGPTSHQQQQQQQQQQQQQQHQQQQQQQQQQQQPQLHQHHHQSQQQQQAGAAGSQGHLGAATTGPTTQKHSAHFGFFGASGFGPAKMLNELLGRQVKQASDAGGSPPEGGHGMTGAGMDPNANLQPGAVVNCDDPATAELTQHMLRDILQGRKLPALSVQEQPNNNNSIHSNNNNNTTADILKSQQQHQQSPQQQHQQNSDSARSGTVQSGGEESGDGNNVLVNSTNHSDRDTVMPADAEDSAEDAASTARAMEEAFAEVGIEPGTNLDGSDCDQSLPPSPTAPRSASVSVKEEIQDSLNIKRSPSHSPCPIIPKTETSSPTTELKRARVENIVSTMRSSPALQPTPVNGCKKRKLYQPQQQTVHHVLQHGINDTMMDDEEESEEEDDQSTIKQKRKQKASLKSQLKIMHEQLAEMQAKYLELSSKVEHDTSESSDAPASPQQLPEPPPRPPRPHPPAFNGLQTLPPDHPHAAAAAMYHMGHKLYLGHQQSALERMKQHQEATVRQQQQQQQQQQQQVQQQQQQQQQQQQQQQQQHQRQSSPQPPSQAQQPNQSNTGPSTPQTPQQLTSSSTSLQQKDFQERLNVFRGAAAAAGSSGPHITGADLEILADILKTEISSSFANLIDSIVARFVQQRRIVGKQSEAAQVATEQLNKDILIATQMLERKSPRTKVVDRGAPQPTGGPNGPRGPLTGGPPPTQPTAFSQIGPMAGGHHGPHSGPTENNLNQMNQLPPHVRPVGMFQTPMPQKIYGIGPMQSQQQQQQQQQQQQREQQQREQQQREQYCNLRNDEREVRDSEQNEALSLVMTPKKRRQKVTDTRITPRTVSRILAQEGNGSQGGSESPPPAPPPRPYHAPPPMLPVSLPTSVAIPNPSLHESQVFSPYSPFFPGINTPRGGHAGQVPAAGSHQLPASPPSGRVELRDSPPLSHAPAMLHPVLLAAAQHGSPEYGHLRMDNNDRVSDCNSGDIGYDGIQPTSSTLTPMHLRKAKLMFFWVRYPSSAVLKMYFPDIKFNKNNTAQLVKWFSNFREFYYIQMEKYARQAVSEGVKNAEDLRVGGDSEIYRVLNLHYNRNNHIEVWEPQVPSNFRYVVEQTLKEFFKAIQGGKDSEQSWKKSIYKVISRLDDPVPEYFKSPNFLEQLE; encoded by the exons ATGATGTCATCGGAGGAGGAGACCGAGTGTTTCGCCCTCTACGGAGCAACCACGGAAAGCAAGCAACAGCAACTCCTGAAGAAGCAGAAGCGCACCAGACAGCGCGTGGACGCCGGCGAGCCACGCAACAGCTACTCGAGCATACCGAACTTTAGCTCCCGGCCATCCTTCCTCGGCGGTGGTCTGTACGGCTCGATCTTCAGTGGTAGCGGGCCGACGTCGcatcagcaacaacaacaacaacagcagcagcagcaacaacaacaacatcaacagcagcagcagcagcaacaacaacaacaacagccaCAGCTCCATCAACATCACCACCAGtcacagcagcaacagcaggcTGGAGCGGCTGGTAGTCAAGGTCACTTGGGTGCAGCGACGACGGGTCCTACAACCCAAAAGCATTCCGCCCACTTCGGCTTCTTCGGGGCATCGGGCTTCGGCCCCGCCAAGATGCTGAACGAATTACTCGGACGGCAGGTCAAGCAGGCCAGTGACGCCGGCGGTTCGCCGCCAGAGGGCGGACACGGGATGACCGGTGCCGGCATGGATCCAAACGCGAACCTCCAACCGGGGGCAGTCGTCAATTGCGACGACCCCGCCACAGCCGAGTTAACGCAACACATGCTCCGCGACATTCTCCAGGGTCGAAAGTTGCCCGCCCTTTCCGTGCAAGAGCAAccaaacaacaacaacagtatACAtagcaacaataataacaataccACCGCGGATATCCTCAAGTCCCAGCAACAGCATCAGCAAAGTCCCCAACAACAGCATCAGCAGAACAGTGATAGTGCGCGCAGTGGAACAGTGCAGAGTGGCGGAGAGGAAAGTGGTGATGGCAATAATGTCCTCGTGAATAGCACGAACCACAGTGATCGTGATACGGTGATGCCTGCTGACGCGGAGGATAGCGCCGAGGACGCCGCCTCCACGGCACGTGCCATGGAGGAGGCATTCGCTGAGGTAGGCATCGAGCCCGGTACCAATCTCGATGGCTCCGATTGCGATCAGAGCTTACCGCCCAGTCCCACGGCTCCGAGGTCGGCCTCGGTATCGGTTAAGGAGGAAATTCAGGACTCTTTGAACATCAAGCGTAGTCCTAGCCATTCTCCTTGCCCGATCATACCTAAAACCGAGACGAGCTCTCCTACGACGGAGTTGAAGCGCGCTCGGGTGGAAAACATTGTTAGCACGATGCGCAGTAGCCCCGCGCTTCAGCCTACTCCGGTAAACGGTTGTAAGAAGCGAAAGCTCTATCAGCCGCAGCAACAAACCGTGCACCATGTTCTCCAGCACGGTATCAATGACACTATGAtggacgacgaggaggaaagCGAGGAAGAAGATGATCAATCGACGATAAAGCAAAAACGAAAGCAGAAGGCCTCTCTGAAGAGTCAGCTCAAGATAATGCACGAGCAACTCGCGGAGATGCAAGCAAAGTATTTGGAACTTTCGAGCAAGGTGGAGCATGACACGAGTGAGAGCAGCGACGCACCCGCCAGTCCGCAGCAACTACCCGAACCACCCCCTAGACCACCGAGACCTCACCCACCGGCGTTCAACGGCCTCCAGACTCTTCCGCCCGACCATCCGCATGCCGCGGCAGCCGCCATGTACCACATGGGTCATAAACTGTACCTCGGACATCAGCAGTCCGCACTCGAAAGGATGAAGCAGCATCAGGAGGCGACCGTGagacagcaacaacagcagcaacaacaacagcagcaacaggtgcaacaacagcagcagcagcaacagcagcagcagcagcagcagcagcaacagcaccAGCGACAAAGTTCTCCACAACCGCCTAGTCAAGCGCAGCAACCGAATCAGAGCAATACCGGACCGTCCACGCCGCAAACGCCACAACAGCTGACCAGCAGCAGCACGTCCCTGCAACAGAAGGACTTCCAAGAAAGGTTAAACGTCTTCAGGGGCGCAGCTGCGGCGGCAGGTTCCTCGGGACCACACATCACCGGTGCGGATCTCGAAATTCTGGCGGACATTCTTAAAACGGAAATCTCTTCGTCGTTCGCTAATCTGATCGACAGTATAGTCGCGAGGTTTGTTCAACAAAGGAGGATCGTCGGTAAGCAAAGCGAGGCGGCACAAGTAGCCACCGAGCAGCTGAACAAGGATATCCTGATAGCGACTCAAATGCTCGAAAGGAAATCGCCAAGGACGAAGGTAGTCGACAGGGGAGCTCCACAACCTACCGGTGGCCCAAACGGGCCACGGGGGCCCCTAACCGGTGGGCCCCCTCCAACGCAACCAACGGCTTTTTCCCAAATAGGGCCCATGGCTGGTGGGCACCATGGTCCTCACTCTGGTCCcacagaaaataatttaaatcagATGAATCAGCTACCCCCACACGTCAGGCCCGTTGGGATGTTTCAGACACCGATGCCGCAAAAAATATACGGCATCGGACCGATGCAGtcgcaacagcagcaacaacagcaacaacagcagcaacaacgcGAACAGCAGCAAAGGGAGCAGCAACAACGCGAACAATATTGTAATCTGAGGAACGACGAGAGGGAAGTCAGGGATTCGGAACAGAACGAGGCTCTCTCCCTCGTCATGACACCGAAGAAAAGGCGCCAAAAG GTAACCGATACGAGAATCACACCAAGGACTGTATCAAGAATTCTTGCGCAGGAGGGCAACGGATCTCAAGGAGGCAGTGAAAGTCCTCCGCCAGCTCCACCACCGAGACCTTACCACGCGCCACCACCAATGCTGCCAGTGTCCCTGCCAACAAGCGTAGCGATACCAAACCCGAGCCTTCACGAAAGTCAGGTGTTCTCGCCGTACTCGCCGTTCTTCCCGGGAATCAACACCCCACGTGGGGGCCATGCAGGTCAGGTACCAGCAGCGGGATCGCATCAGTTGCCTGCGAGTCCTCCAAGTGGACGTGTAGAACTCAGGGATTCACCTCCACTTTCGCATGCCCCGGCCATGTTGCATCCTGTTTTACTCGCGGCTGCACAACACGGTAGTCCGGAATATGGACACCTAAGGATGGACAACAACGACCGTGTTAGTGATTGCAACTCCGGAGACATCGGCTACGACGGAATTCAGCCTACA TCGTCGACGCTGACGCCGATGCATCTGAGGAAAGCGAAGCTGATGTTCTTCTGGGTAAGGTACCCGTCTTCGGCCGTCCTCAAGATGTACTTCCCCGACATcaagtttaataaaaacaatacagCGCAGCTGGTCAAGTGGTTCTCCAATTTCCG
- the LOC127064684 gene encoding homeobox protein prospero isoform X3, with amino-acid sequence MMSSEEETECFALYGATTESKQQQLLKKQKRTRQRVDAGEPRNSYSSIPNFSSRPSFLGGGLYGSIFSGSGPTSHQQQQQQQQQQQQQQHQQQQQQQQQQQQPQLHQHHHQSQQQQQAGAAGSQGHLGAATTGPTTQKHSAHFGFFGASGFGPAKMLNELLGRQVKQASDAGGSPPEGGHGMTGAGMDPNANLQPGAVVNCDDPATAELTQHMLRDILQGRKLPALSVQEQPNNNNSIHSNNNNNTTADILKSQQQHQQSPQQQHQQNSDSARSGTVQSGGEESGDGNNVLVNSTNHSDRDTVMPADAEDSAEDAASTARAMEEAFAEVGIEPGTNLDGSDCDQSLPPSPTAPRSASVSVKEEIQDSLNIKRSPSHSPCPIIPKTETSSPTTELKRARVENIVSTMRSSPALQPTPVNGCKKRKLYQPQQQTVHHVLQHGINDTMMDDEEESEEEDDQSTIKQKRKQKASLKSQLKIMHEQLAEMQAKYLELSSKVEHDTSESSDAPASPQQLPEPPPRPPRPHPPAFNGLQTLPPDHPHAAAAAMYHMGHKLYLGHQQSALERMKQHQEATVRQQQQQQQQQQQQVQQQQQQQQQQQQQQQQQHQRQSSPQPPSQAQQPNQSNTGPSTPQTPQQLTSSSTSLQQKDFQERLNVFRGAAAAAGSSGPHITGADLEILADILKTEISSSFANLIDSIVARFVQQRRIVGKQSEAAQVATEQLNKDILIATQMLERKSPRTKVVDRGAPQPTGGPNGPRGPLTGGPPPTQPTAFSQIGPMAGGHHGPHSGPTENNLNQMNQLPPHVRPVGMFQTPMPQKIYGIGPMQSQQQQQQQQQQQQREQQQREQQQREQYCNLRNDEREVRDSEQNEALSLVMTPKKRRQKEGNGSQGGSESPPPAPPPRPYHAPPPMLPVSLPTSVAIPNPSLHESQVFSPYSPFFPGINTPRGGHAGQVPAAGSHQLPASPPSGRVELRDSPPLSHAPAMLHPVLLAAAQHGSPEYGHLRMDNNDRVSDCNSGDIGYDGIQPTSSTLTPMHLRKAKLMFFWVRYPSSAVLKMYFPDIKFNKNNTAQLVKWFSNFREFYYIQMEKYARQAVSEGVKNAEDLRVGGDSEIYRVLNLHYNRNNHIEVWEPQVPSNFRYVVEQTLKEFFKAIQGGKDSEQSWKKSIYKVISRLDDPVPEYFKSPNFLEQLE; translated from the exons ATGATGTCATCGGAGGAGGAGACCGAGTGTTTCGCCCTCTACGGAGCAACCACGGAAAGCAAGCAACAGCAACTCCTGAAGAAGCAGAAGCGCACCAGACAGCGCGTGGACGCCGGCGAGCCACGCAACAGCTACTCGAGCATACCGAACTTTAGCTCCCGGCCATCCTTCCTCGGCGGTGGTCTGTACGGCTCGATCTTCAGTGGTAGCGGGCCGACGTCGcatcagcaacaacaacaacaacagcagcagcagcaacaacaacaacatcaacagcagcagcagcagcaacaacaacaacaacagccaCAGCTCCATCAACATCACCACCAGtcacagcagcaacagcaggcTGGAGCGGCTGGTAGTCAAGGTCACTTGGGTGCAGCGACGACGGGTCCTACAACCCAAAAGCATTCCGCCCACTTCGGCTTCTTCGGGGCATCGGGCTTCGGCCCCGCCAAGATGCTGAACGAATTACTCGGACGGCAGGTCAAGCAGGCCAGTGACGCCGGCGGTTCGCCGCCAGAGGGCGGACACGGGATGACCGGTGCCGGCATGGATCCAAACGCGAACCTCCAACCGGGGGCAGTCGTCAATTGCGACGACCCCGCCACAGCCGAGTTAACGCAACACATGCTCCGCGACATTCTCCAGGGTCGAAAGTTGCCCGCCCTTTCCGTGCAAGAGCAAccaaacaacaacaacagtatACAtagcaacaataataacaataccACCGCGGATATCCTCAAGTCCCAGCAACAGCATCAGCAAAGTCCCCAACAACAGCATCAGCAGAACAGTGATAGTGCGCGCAGTGGAACAGTGCAGAGTGGCGGAGAGGAAAGTGGTGATGGCAATAATGTCCTCGTGAATAGCACGAACCACAGTGATCGTGATACGGTGATGCCTGCTGACGCGGAGGATAGCGCCGAGGACGCCGCCTCCACGGCACGTGCCATGGAGGAGGCATTCGCTGAGGTAGGCATCGAGCCCGGTACCAATCTCGATGGCTCCGATTGCGATCAGAGCTTACCGCCCAGTCCCACGGCTCCGAGGTCGGCCTCGGTATCGGTTAAGGAGGAAATTCAGGACTCTTTGAACATCAAGCGTAGTCCTAGCCATTCTCCTTGCCCGATCATACCTAAAACCGAGACGAGCTCTCCTACGACGGAGTTGAAGCGCGCTCGGGTGGAAAACATTGTTAGCACGATGCGCAGTAGCCCCGCGCTTCAGCCTACTCCGGTAAACGGTTGTAAGAAGCGAAAGCTCTATCAGCCGCAGCAACAAACCGTGCACCATGTTCTCCAGCACGGTATCAATGACACTATGAtggacgacgaggaggaaagCGAGGAAGAAGATGATCAATCGACGATAAAGCAAAAACGAAAGCAGAAGGCCTCTCTGAAGAGTCAGCTCAAGATAATGCACGAGCAACTCGCGGAGATGCAAGCAAAGTATTTGGAACTTTCGAGCAAGGTGGAGCATGACACGAGTGAGAGCAGCGACGCACCCGCCAGTCCGCAGCAACTACCCGAACCACCCCCTAGACCACCGAGACCTCACCCACCGGCGTTCAACGGCCTCCAGACTCTTCCGCCCGACCATCCGCATGCCGCGGCAGCCGCCATGTACCACATGGGTCATAAACTGTACCTCGGACATCAGCAGTCCGCACTCGAAAGGATGAAGCAGCATCAGGAGGCGACCGTGagacagcaacaacagcagcaacaacaacagcagcaacaggtgcaacaacagcagcagcagcaacagcagcagcagcagcagcagcagcaacagcaccAGCGACAAAGTTCTCCACAACCGCCTAGTCAAGCGCAGCAACCGAATCAGAGCAATACCGGACCGTCCACGCCGCAAACGCCACAACAGCTGACCAGCAGCAGCACGTCCCTGCAACAGAAGGACTTCCAAGAAAGGTTAAACGTCTTCAGGGGCGCAGCTGCGGCGGCAGGTTCCTCGGGACCACACATCACCGGTGCGGATCTCGAAATTCTGGCGGACATTCTTAAAACGGAAATCTCTTCGTCGTTCGCTAATCTGATCGACAGTATAGTCGCGAGGTTTGTTCAACAAAGGAGGATCGTCGGTAAGCAAAGCGAGGCGGCACAAGTAGCCACCGAGCAGCTGAACAAGGATATCCTGATAGCGACTCAAATGCTCGAAAGGAAATCGCCAAGGACGAAGGTAGTCGACAGGGGAGCTCCACAACCTACCGGTGGCCCAAACGGGCCACGGGGGCCCCTAACCGGTGGGCCCCCTCCAACGCAACCAACGGCTTTTTCCCAAATAGGGCCCATGGCTGGTGGGCACCATGGTCCTCACTCTGGTCCcacagaaaataatttaaatcagATGAATCAGCTACCCCCACACGTCAGGCCCGTTGGGATGTTTCAGACACCGATGCCGCAAAAAATATACGGCATCGGACCGATGCAGtcgcaacagcagcaacaacagcaacaacagcagcaacaacgcGAACAGCAGCAAAGGGAGCAGCAACAACGCGAACAATATTGTAATCTGAGGAACGACGAGAGGGAAGTCAGGGATTCGGAACAGAACGAGGCTCTCTCCCTCGTCATGACACCGAAGAAAAGGCGCCAAAAG GAGGGCAACGGATCTCAAGGAGGCAGTGAAAGTCCTCCGCCAGCTCCACCACCGAGACCTTACCACGCGCCACCACCAATGCTGCCAGTGTCCCTGCCAACAAGCGTAGCGATACCAAACCCGAGCCTTCACGAAAGTCAGGTGTTCTCGCCGTACTCGCCGTTCTTCCCGGGAATCAACACCCCACGTGGGGGCCATGCAGGTCAGGTACCAGCAGCGGGATCGCATCAGTTGCCTGCGAGTCCTCCAAGTGGACGTGTAGAACTCAGGGATTCACCTCCACTTTCGCATGCCCCGGCCATGTTGCATCCTGTTTTACTCGCGGCTGCACAACACGGTAGTCCGGAATATGGACACCTAAGGATGGACAACAACGACCGTGTTAGTGATTGCAACTCCGGAGACATCGGCTACGACGGAATTCAGCCTACA TCGTCGACGCTGACGCCGATGCATCTGAGGAAAGCGAAGCTGATGTTCTTCTGGGTAAGGTACCCGTCTTCGGCCGTCCTCAAGATGTACTTCCCCGACATcaagtttaataaaaacaatacagCGCAGCTGGTCAAGTGGTTCTCCAATTTCCG